Sequence from the Candidatus Zixiibacteriota bacterium genome:
ACCTCAGTTTTAACAGAGGAGGAGAAAATAAAAGGGGCACAGATAGTGAAAGAGTCAGGAGCACATTTTGTCAAAACCTCAACGGGTTGGGGACCTGGAGGAGCTACGGTGGAGGATGTGGCTTTGTTGAGGAAAACCGTCGGGAAAGATTTCGGAGTCAAAGCCTCAGGCTTAATCAGGGATTATCAAAAAACTTTACAGCTTATCCAGGCGGGTGCAAATAGGATAGGCACCTCTGCCTCCTTGAAGATAATGGAGGAATATCTAAAAGCATAAGAGTTTAAAAGGCGTAAGACATCAGGCACAATGGTGGTGTAAACCTCTAAAACAAAAGGGGACTTTATGATCACATCTGAAATCATAGCCAGAAAAAGGGATGGTGGGAAACTGACCCGGCAGGAAATCGAGTTTATCCTCTCAGGTTATCTTTCCGGAGCAATTCCCGATTATCAGATGTCTGCCTTTCTTATGGCAGTTTTCATCCGGGGAATGGATTTAGAGGAAACAGAGGAACTAACTTGGTGTATGCTGAATTCAGGCAAGATCTTGGATCTGGGGTTTATTCCCGGCGTAAAAGTAGACAAGCACAGCACCGGCGGAGTAGGAGATAAGGTCTCCTTGATCTTAGCTCCCCTGGTTGCCTCCTGTGGTATCACTGTACCTATGGTCTCCGGGAGAGGTCTGGGTCACACTGGTGGAACCCTGGATAAACTGGAGTCCATACCAGGCTTCAAAACGGCCCTTTCCATAGAAGAATTCATAGAAGACTTAAAGCATACCCGGGTTTCGATTATGGGGCAGACAAGGGAATTAGTACCAGCAGACAGGGAAATATATGCTTTAAGGGATGTCACCGAAACGGTTCAGTCGATTCCACTGATTACTGCCAGTATCCTGAGCAAAAAGCTTGCCTCAGGTGCTGATGCGCTCGTGTTTGACGTGAAGATGGGGAATGGCGCTTTTATGCAATCTAAAGAGACTGCTGTGACATTAGCCAGGAACCTGATCAAGGTGAGCAAGAAGGCCGGAAGAAAGGCAATAGCCCTGCTCACCGATATGAACGAGCCTTTAGGAAACGCAGTGGGGAATTCAGTAGAGGTTATAGAAGCGATAGAAACCCTGAAGGGTAAAGGACCTGACGATATCCTGGAAGTTACCTTAACTCTGGGCTCCTATATGCTGATCCTGGCTGGAAAAGCTCATGATTTTCACCAGGCAAAAGAGCTGCTTTCAGAAAGAATCAGAAATGGCGAAGGCCTGGACAAATTCAGACAACTGGTATCCCAGCAGGGAGGGGACCCAGAGATAATCGAAGATTATTCCCTTTTTCCCAAGACGAATTATCAAATCGAAGTTAAATCTGAGGGGGAAGGCTACGTCAATACCATAGAAACAAAAGAAATAGGGCTGGCGGCAGTGGAGTTAGGCGCAGGCAGGGAAAAGCTTGACTCAGATGTGGATCTGGATGTGGCGATTTTGATAAAAAAGAAAATCGGTGATTCAGTAAAAAAGAATGAGGAGCTGGCAAAAATCCTGGCAAACGATTTCGAAAAAGGGAAAAAGGCTGAGGAGAGAATTAAGAAAGCATACAAAATCACCAGGCAGAAAACTAAAAGATTAAAGAAGGTTCTGTTTTTGATGGATGACAAGGAGGTAAGGGAACTACCTGCGGGTTGATCTTTTTTTAAGCTTAAAGGGGATGTTCTCATTCCCATTATTCCCCGCCTTATTTGCTCGGGATGATAACATCCCTCGAAGAGCGAGAATTACCAGGCAAAAGAGCAAAAGATTAAAGAAAGTTCTGTTCCTGGTTGATGAGAAGGGGGTCAGGGAACTTCCTACCGGTTGATTTCTTTTTATCTGAAATAAATCCTCAATTATAGATTGTAGCGCGACCCTTTTTCTGATGACGAATCTGGAGCAAGCCCCCGTAGGGTAGGACAGAGTCGCCTAAGATGTAGTAGAGACGCATTGAATGCGTCTCATTACCCAAAATAGAAGTAGCGTCGGGGAGGTGTGGAATCCTCGTAGGTCGGGCACCTTGCCCGACCATCCC
This genomic interval carries:
- a CDS encoding thymidine phosphorylase, with amino-acid sequence MITSEIIARKRDGGKLTRQEIEFILSGYLSGAIPDYQMSAFLMAVFIRGMDLEETEELTWCMLNSGKILDLGFIPGVKVDKHSTGGVGDKVSLILAPLVASCGITVPMVSGRGLGHTGGTLDKLESIPGFKTALSIEEFIEDLKHTRVSIMGQTRELVPADREIYALRDVTETVQSIPLITASILSKKLASGADALVFDVKMGNGAFMQSKETAVTLARNLIKVSKKAGRKAIALLTDMNEPLGNAVGNSVEVIEAIETLKGKGPDDILEVTLTLGSYMLILAGKAHDFHQAKELLSERIRNGEGLDKFRQLVSQQGGDPEIIEDYSLFPKTNYQIEVKSEGEGYVNTIETKEIGLAAVELGAGREKLDSDVDLDVAILIKKKIGDSVKKNEELAKILANDFEKGKKAEERIKKAYKITRQKTKRLKKVLFLMDDKEVRELPAG